One segment of Halococcus agarilyticus DNA contains the following:
- the hisC gene encoding histidinol-phosphate transaminase, producing the protein MQTRDLSAHAVYRAGEGAEEVARELGLDPDDLVKLSSNENPHGPSPKAIEAIREAASEVHVYPKSAHTDLVAAIAAEWELDPAQTWLANGGDGALDYLSRALLDPGDRVLVPEPGFAYYGMSARYHHGKVGTYSLRAEDGFAQDADRVLDAYDGERIVYLTSPHNPTGTVVDLADVERIADGTDGDTLVVVDEAYGEFAETPSAVRLIEGRDGWDAREDVAVLRTFSKAHGLAGLRLGYAIVPEPWADAYARVNTPFAANTVACRAGLAALDDRDHVERTVESAVWAREYLDSELDARTHESSGNFVLADVGDATAVAEATQRRGVIVRDCTSFGLPDCIRLSCGTREETERAVEVLNEVLVG; encoded by the coding sequence ATGCAGACACGGGATCTCTCCGCGCACGCCGTCTACCGGGCCGGCGAGGGGGCAGAGGAGGTCGCGCGCGAACTCGGACTCGATCCCGACGACCTCGTGAAGCTCTCCTCGAACGAGAACCCCCACGGCCCGAGCCCGAAGGCGATCGAGGCGATCCGTGAGGCCGCGAGCGAGGTCCACGTCTACCCCAAATCCGCCCACACCGACCTCGTCGCGGCGATCGCCGCGGAGTGGGAACTCGATCCGGCTCAGACCTGGCTCGCGAACGGCGGCGACGGCGCGCTCGATTACCTCTCGCGCGCGCTGCTCGATCCCGGGGACCGGGTGCTCGTTCCCGAACCGGGGTTCGCCTACTACGGGATGAGCGCACGCTATCACCACGGCAAGGTGGGCACCTACTCGCTCCGGGCCGAGGACGGCTTCGCGCAGGACGCCGATCGGGTGCTCGATGCCTACGACGGCGAGCGGATCGTCTACCTCACCAGCCCGCACAACCCGACCGGAACGGTCGTGGACCTCGCGGACGTCGAACGGATCGCCGACGGCACGGACGGGGACACGCTCGTGGTCGTCGACGAGGCCTACGGCGAGTTCGCCGAAACGCCGAGCGCCGTCCGGCTAATCGAGGGCCGCGACGGGTGGGACGCTCGCGAGGACGTCGCGGTACTCCGCACGTTCTCGAAGGCCCACGGCCTCGCGGGGCTCCGGCTGGGCTACGCGATCGTTCCCGAGCCGTGGGCCGACGCCTACGCACGGGTGAACACGCCGTTCGCGGCGAACACGGTCGCCTGTCGGGCCGGTCTCGCCGCGCTCGACGATCGCGACCACGTCGAGCGCACGGTCGAGTCGGCGGTGTGGGCGCGCGAGTACCTCGACAGCGAACTCGATGCAAGGACCCACGAGAGCTCGGGCAACTTCGTGCTCGCCGACGTCGGCGACGCGACCGCGGTCGCCGAGGCGACCCAGCGCCGTGGCGTGATCGTTCGGGACTGTACGAGCTTCGGGCTTCCCGACTGTATCCGGCTCTCGTGTGGCACCCGGGAGGAAACCGAGCGGGCAGTCGAGGTGTTGAACGAGGTGCTCGTGGGGTGA
- a CDS encoding adenylate kinase family protein: MRVAVTGTPGTGKTTATDRLTENRENADTIDAADGLDVVHLNEVIREEGLSTGTDTERDSLVADLDAVDAWLDERTTNARVTLVESHLAHRLDADRVIVLRCDPAELEDRLATRGEPDASIAENAESEALDVILGEAVERHGREAVYEIDATDRAPEDVAGEIAAVVAGEREPSAGTVSFVEYL; encoded by the coding sequence GTGAGGGTCGCCGTCACCGGAACGCCGGGCACCGGCAAGACGACCGCGACCGATCGACTCACCGAGAACCGCGAAAACGCCGACACGATCGACGCAGCCGATGGCCTCGACGTCGTCCACCTGAACGAGGTCATCCGCGAGGAGGGGCTGTCGACCGGGACCGATACGGAGCGCGACAGCCTCGTGGCGGATCTCGATGCGGTCGACGCGTGGCTCGACGAACGGACGACGAACGCACGGGTCACGCTCGTCGAATCCCACCTCGCCCACCGGCTCGATGCCGATCGCGTGATCGTCCTTCGATGTGATCCCGCCGAACTCGAAGACCGCCTCGCCACACGTGGGGAACCCGACGCGAGTATCGCGGAAAACGCGGAGAGCGAAGCGCTCGACGTGATCCTCGGCGAAGCGGTCGAGCGCCACGGCCGAGAGGCAGTGTACGAGATCGACGCGACCGACCGCGCGCCCGAAGACGTTGCGGGCGAGATCGCGGCCGTCGTCGCTGGCGAGCGCGAGCCGAGCGCCGGAACCGTCTCGTTCGTCGAGTATCTCTGA
- a CDS encoding CDP-alcohol phosphatidyltransferase family protein gives MTLDGYRSTADRLLEPFVGLAVRAGLTPNAVSVVAFGFAVVAGVAYVLAGGEPLWYLVGAVCVGCNGTLDLLDGALARRLGTASPAGDLLDHVLDRYADLVLVVGLALGVSRPTLGLAAVTGVLLTSYLGTQAQAVGLDRVYGGLLGRADRLALIGIVTGLAAFVRPEIVDLGPVGWLLVVFAVVGHLTAFQRLYYALEALAADG, from the coding sequence ATGACACTCGATGGGTATCGCTCGACCGCGGATCGGCTGCTGGAGCCGTTCGTCGGCCTCGCGGTCCGGGCGGGACTGACGCCGAACGCCGTGAGCGTCGTCGCGTTCGGCTTCGCGGTCGTGGCGGGCGTAGCGTACGTCCTCGCGGGCGGTGAGCCGCTGTGGTATCTCGTCGGCGCGGTCTGTGTGGGGTGCAACGGCACGCTGGACCTGCTCGACGGCGCGCTCGCGCGCCGGCTCGGGACCGCCTCGCCCGCGGGCGACCTCCTCGACCACGTCCTCGATCGGTACGCCGACCTCGTGTTGGTGGTGGGGCTCGCGCTCGGCGTCTCGCGTCCCACGCTGGGGCTCGCCGCCGTGACGGGCGTCCTGCTGACCTCCTATCTCGGCACCCAGGCGCAAGCCGTGGGTCTCGATCGGGTGTACGGGGGCTTGCTCGGACGGGCCGACCGGCTCGCACTGATCGGGATCGTGACCGGACTCGCGGCGTTCGTCCGGCCCGAAATCGTGGATTTGGGTCCCGTGGGCTGGCTGCTCGTCGTCTTCGCGGTCGTCGGCCACCTCACCGCGTTCCAGCGGCTCTACTACGCGCTCGAAGCGCTCGCTGCCGACGGGTGA
- a CDS encoding multiprotein bridging factor aMBF1, whose amino-acid sequence MVQCEMCGAETDSPTTVKIEGAEIDVCDDCAEFGTEVRQPASESTSTKYSTGSSDGESSASSGGSGASGSSGGGSTSRGPDMFDDMEEVAQDYDERIRSAREASGLSQEELAKELNEKASLIRKLERGSMLPSDSVQSKLERRLDIALTEGGVEDTDWEGGSASGEYTLGDVVQRKDS is encoded by the coding sequence ATGGTCCAGTGTGAGATGTGCGGTGCGGAGACCGATTCTCCGACGACGGTGAAGATCGAGGGTGCGGAGATCGACGTCTGCGACGACTGCGCCGAGTTCGGGACCGAGGTGCGCCAGCCCGCGTCCGAGAGCACGTCCACCAAGTACTCGACGGGGTCCTCCGACGGCGAGTCGAGCGCGTCCTCCGGTGGGAGCGGGGCGAGCGGATCGAGCGGTGGTGGCTCGACCTCGCGCGGGCCGGACATGTTCGACGACATGGAGGAGGTCGCCCAGGACTACGACGAGCGCATCCGGAGTGCGCGCGAGGCGAGCGGGCTGAGCCAGGAGGAGCTCGCGAAGGAGCTGAACGAGAAGGCGAGCCTCATCCGGAAGCTCGAACGCGGGTCGATGCTGCCGAGCGACAGCGTCCAGAGCAAGCTCGAACGCCGGCTCGACATCGCACTCACGGAGGGCGGCGTCGAGGACACCGACTGGGAGGGTGGCTCCGCGAGCGGCGAGTACACCCTCGGCGACGTGGTGCAGCGAAAGGACTCCTGA
- the tpiA gene encoding triose-phosphate isomerase: MFVLVNLKAYPSDPLEVATAARDVAEESDVRIAVAPQVADIGRVAETGVETWAQHVSPVEHGSHTGSTLAEAVADAGAVGTLVNHSERRLRLADIDGALDAADRAGLETIVCANNPDQIGAAAALGPDGVAVEPPALIGGDVSVSQADPEIVEGAVEAAAAVDDAVDVLCGAGISSGEDLAAAGDLGATGVLLASGVAKADEPEEALVDLVEPLA; this comes from the coding sequence ATGTTCGTCCTCGTCAACCTGAAGGCGTACCCGTCCGATCCCCTCGAAGTCGCGACCGCAGCGCGCGACGTCGCCGAGGAGTCGGACGTTCGGATCGCTGTCGCGCCACAGGTCGCAGACATCGGACGCGTGGCCGAGACGGGCGTCGAGACGTGGGCCCAGCACGTCTCGCCCGTGGAACACGGCAGTCACACCGGCAGCACGCTCGCCGAGGCGGTCGCGGACGCGGGCGCGGTCGGCACGCTCGTGAACCACTCCGAACGCCGGCTCCGGCTCGCCGACATCGACGGTGCGCTCGACGCGGCCGATCGCGCCGGCCTCGAAACCATCGTCTGTGCGAACAACCCCGATCAGATCGGCGCGGCGGCGGCGCTCGGTCCCGACGGCGTGGCGGTCGAACCACCCGCACTCATCGGCGGCGACGTCTCGGTGAGTCAGGCCGATCCCGAAATCGTGGAGGGAGCGGTCGAGGCCGCTGCGGCAGTCGACGATGCCGTGGACGTGCTCTGTGGCGCAGGCATCTCCTCGGGCGAGGACCTCGCGGCCGCCGGCGACCTCGGCGCGACTGGCGTCTTGCTCGCGAGCGGCGTGGCGAAGGCCGACGAACCAGAGGAAGCGCTCGTCGATCTGGTCGAACCGCTCGCGTAG
- a CDS encoding acyl-CoA synthetase, translated as MAAHNLSDYETTREEFAWDDIYAEADWDAPSELNVGHEVCDRHADGTGRTALQYAGTDGERETMSFDELAERSNRFANVLENQGVERGDRVFTYMPRIPAHYVALIGTLKRGAVFGGVNERFGPDGIAYRLDDCDATAVLTTAANRETVERALEDAPSVATVITVERDDGAGEGDGDDSDEDAIADGDVQYADAMADASAEYEAARTNGEDDALLYYTSGTTGPAKGVRHKHRWVAGVAATQRFAVDLTDDDLYWSTADLGWLTGPINVLGAWFWGTSQFTYEDEFDPEAWATLLDEFPISVLFSVPTAYRMLRTNEAVLDGVDLDLRHALSIGEPLSAGVVEWGEASLGVTILDTYGQTETGNMVINNYPTMELRPGSMGKPLPGIESAIVDPETGEVLSPGETGEIAHRGEFPCFFAGYWENQKKTDACFVDGPNGEWYLSGDLAHRDEDGYFWFEGRADDVILSSGYRIGPFEVESSLGEHPAVTEAAVVPKPHQERGNIVKAYVVLTDGHDASDELAEELKTHVREELSAHEYPREVEFVDDLPKTVTGKIRRTELRDQTVDPTADD; from the coding sequence ATGGCAGCACACAACCTGTCCGATTACGAAACCACACGCGAGGAGTTCGCGTGGGACGATATCTACGCCGAGGCCGACTGGGACGCGCCCAGCGAGCTGAACGTCGGCCACGAGGTCTGTGATCGACACGCCGACGGTACTGGTCGAACTGCGCTCCAGTACGCCGGCACCGACGGCGAGCGCGAGACGATGTCCTTCGACGAACTCGCGGAGCGCTCGAACCGGTTCGCGAACGTGCTCGAAAATCAAGGCGTCGAGCGGGGCGATCGGGTGTTCACCTACATGCCCCGAATCCCCGCTCACTACGTCGCGCTGATCGGCACGCTGAAGCGCGGGGCGGTGTTCGGCGGCGTCAACGAGCGCTTCGGCCCCGACGGCATCGCCTACCGGCTCGACGACTGCGACGCGACCGCCGTGCTGACGACCGCGGCCAACCGCGAGACCGTCGAGCGCGCGCTGGAGGACGCGCCATCCGTGGCGACAGTCATCACGGTCGAACGGGACGACGGTGCTGGTGAGGGAGACGGCGACGATAGCGATGAGGACGCCATCGCCGACGGCGACGTGCAGTACGCCGACGCGATGGCCGACGCGAGCGCCGAGTACGAGGCCGCCAGGACGAACGGCGAGGACGACGCGCTGCTCTACTACACCAGCGGGACCACGGGCCCCGCGAAGGGCGTCCGCCACAAACACCGGTGGGTCGCGGGGGTCGCGGCCACCCAGCGGTTCGCGGTCGATCTCACCGACGACGATCTCTACTGGTCGACCGCCGATCTCGGCTGGCTGACCGGCCCGATCAACGTCCTCGGGGCGTGGTTCTGGGGCACGAGTCAGTTCACCTACGAGGACGAGTTCGATCCCGAGGCATGGGCTACCCTGCTCGACGAGTTCCCGATTTCCGTCCTTTTCAGCGTGCCGACGGCCTACCGGATGCTCCGGACGAACGAGGCCGTGCTCGACGGCGTGGATCTCGATCTGCGCCACGCGCTCTCGATCGGCGAACCCCTCTCGGCGGGTGTGGTCGAGTGGGGCGAGGCTTCGCTCGGCGTCACGATCCTCGACACCTACGGCCAGACCGAGACCGGCAACATGGTCATCAACAACTACCCGACGATGGAGCTCCGGCCGGGGAGCATGGGCAAACCTCTGCCGGGTATCGAGTCGGCCATCGTCGATCCCGAGACCGGCGAGGTGCTTTCACCCGGTGAAACCGGCGAGATCGCCCACCGTGGCGAATTCCCGTGCTTTTTCGCCGGCTACTGGGAGAACCAGAAGAAAACCGACGCGTGTTTCGTCGACGGGCCGAACGGCGAGTGGTATCTCTCGGGCGACCTCGCGCACAGGGACGAGGACGGCTACTTCTGGTTCGAGGGGCGTGCCGACGACGTGATCCTCTCCTCCGGCTACCGGATCGGCCCCTTCGAGGTCGAGTCCTCGCTGGGTGAACATCCTGCAGTAACCGAGGCCGCTGTCGTCCCGAAACCACACCAGGAGCGCGGCAACATCGTCAAGGCGTACGTCGTGCTCACCGACGGCCACGACGCCAGCGACGAACTCGCCGAGGAGCTCAAGACTCACGTCCGCGAGGAGCTCTCAGCCCACGAGTACCCGCGGGAAGTGGAGTTCGTCGACGACCTCCCGAAGACCGTCACCGGAAAGATCCGCCGGACCGAGCTCCGCGATCAAACTGTCGACCCGACCGCGGACGACTGA
- a CDS encoding ribosome assembly factor SBDS gives MISLDEAVTARLESHGARFEVLVDPDAALAIKRGEFEGDLEDVIAAEDVFENASRGDRPAESDVKEVFGTTEPLDIIPEVIQEGEIQITAEQRREMQEQKRRQLINTIARNAVNPQMDGAPHPPDRIESALEETDFRIDPMEPADSQIDEALDALRPVIPIRFEEVTMAAQIPADHAGSAQAQIRQFGDLVREEWQNDGSWIGVVEFPAGLQNDFYELVSEQSGGEGETKKIRDEEDLRTR, from the coding sequence ATGATATCGCTCGACGAGGCCGTGACGGCGCGCCTCGAATCCCACGGCGCGCGTTTCGAGGTCCTGGTCGATCCCGACGCCGCACTCGCGATCAAACGCGGCGAGTTCGAGGGCGACCTCGAGGACGTGATCGCCGCCGAGGACGTCTTCGAGAACGCCTCGCGCGGGGATCGACCCGCCGAATCCGACGTCAAGGAGGTGTTCGGGACGACCGAACCCCTCGACATCATCCCCGAGGTGATCCAGGAAGGCGAGATCCAGATCACCGCCGAACAGCGCCGCGAGATGCAAGAACAGAAGCGACGCCAGCTCATCAACACCATCGCGCGCAACGCCGTCAACCCTCAAATGGATGGCGCACCTCACCCGCCGGACCGGATCGAATCCGCCCTCGAAGAGACCGACTTCCGGATCGATCCGATGGAGCCGGCCGACAGCCAGATCGACGAGGCGCTCGACGCGCTTCGTCCTGTCATCCCGATCCGATTCGAGGAGGTCACGATGGCCGCCCAGATCCCCGCCGACCACGCCGGCAGCGCACAGGCCCAGATCCGGCAGTTCGGCGATCTCGTTCGCGAGGAGTGGCAGAACGACGGCTCGTGGATCGGGGTGGTGGAGTTCCCGGCGGGCCTCCAGAACGACTTCTACGAACTCGTCAGCGAACAGTCCGGTGGCGAGGGCGAGACCAAGAAGATCAGGGACGAAGAGGACCTCCGAACGCGATAG
- the hflX gene encoding GTPase HflX, producing MKAIIAKRVDTGTADTGEITDLARAADYEVVGVITQTRTEDAGLHFGEGKVDDLAALVTETGAGTVIFDNRLGPYQTYNLGGRLPDDTAVIDRFRLILEIFGQRARTQKAQLQVELAELRYELPRAEAKTSLAKRDERPGFMGLGEYDESREQDIKAQISAIREELDGIEETEQHRREQRRESGFDLVALAGYTNAGKSTLLRQLAADVAVDENEDLHPDLEPTAESEDRLFTTLGTTTRRAAMDRPVLVTDTVGFIADLPHWLVESFKSTLDSVYRADLVLLVVDASESVEEMREKLVTAHDTLYERNEAPIVTVLNKTDLVHPDELAEKRDALSSLAPNPITVSAAEADGIDGLLDRIERDLPDYERERLVLPMTDETMSLVSWIHDHARVEDVSYGDQVTVSFAARPAVIERSRDRAGDLPVPESA from the coding sequence ATGAAGGCCATCATCGCAAAGCGGGTCGACACTGGCACCGCCGACACCGGGGAGATCACCGACCTCGCGAGAGCAGCCGACTACGAGGTCGTCGGGGTGATCACCCAGACGAGGACCGAGGACGCCGGGCTCCACTTCGGCGAGGGGAAGGTCGACGACCTCGCGGCGCTCGTCACCGAGACCGGCGCTGGAACCGTGATCTTCGACAACCGGCTCGGACCTTATCAAACCTACAACCTCGGTGGACGACTCCCCGACGACACCGCGGTGATCGATCGCTTCCGACTCATCCTCGAGATCTTCGGCCAGCGCGCACGCACCCAGAAGGCTCAGTTGCAGGTCGAACTCGCGGAGCTCCGGTACGAACTCCCGCGCGCGGAGGCGAAGACCAGCCTCGCCAAACGTGACGAACGCCCCGGGTTCATGGGACTCGGCGAGTACGACGAGTCGCGCGAACAGGACATCAAAGCCCAGATCAGCGCGATCCGCGAGGAGCTCGACGGGATCGAGGAGACCGAACAACACCGGCGAGAGCAGCGTCGGGAGTCGGGGTTCGACCTCGTGGCGCTCGCGGGCTACACCAACGCCGGGAAGTCGACGCTCCTCCGACAGCTGGCGGCCGACGTGGCGGTCGACGAGAACGAGGATCTCCACCCGGATCTCGAACCCACCGCCGAGTCCGAGGACCGGCTGTTCACGACGCTCGGAACCACGACTCGCCGGGCGGCGATGGACAGACCAGTCCTGGTGACCGACACGGTCGGGTTTATCGCTGATCTCCCTCACTGGCTGGTCGAGTCGTTCAAGTCCACCCTCGACTCGGTGTATCGGGCGGATCTCGTCCTGCTGGTGGTGGACGCGAGCGAGTCGGTCGAGGAGATGCGCGAGAAGCTCGTCACCGCCCACGACACGCTCTACGAGCGCAACGAGGCCCCGATCGTCACGGTGTTGAACAAGACCGATCTCGTGCATCCCGACGAACTGGCCGAAAAGCGCGACGCGCTGTCGTCGCTCGCGCCGAACCCTATTACTGTGAGCGCTGCCGAGGCCGACGGGATCGACGGCCTCCTCGATCGGATCGAGCGCGATCTCCCCGACTACGAGCGAGAGCGCCTCGTGCTCCCGATGACCGACGAGACGATGAGCCTCGTCTCGTGGATCCACGACCACGCCCGGGTCGAGGACGTCTCCTACGGCGACCAGGTCACCGTCTCGTTCGCGGCGCGACCGGCCGTGATCGAGCGCTCGCGCGACAGGGCCGGCGACCTCCCAGTCCCGGAGTCCGCCTGA
- a CDS encoding hydantoinase/oxoprolinase family protein: MASNLGVDVGGTFTDVIVFDKDTHELTIDKVLSTPANPSEGVLAGVEEATGKAGASVADLELLFHGTTVVTNMLLEETGSRVGLITSDGHEDILHLARAWTPGPLYGWMDMEKPDPLADLVDTRGVSGTISSPEGEVTEPLDEAAVRETVRDLADSGIESLTVALLNSYLNPAHEERVREIVAEEAPELPVSISAEIVPEYGEYERTLTTVINDYARPHVIDYLDELDAALESAGSTATMNVVRSDGGLMSSGAAKNHPVELALSGPSGGVVGAATIAEKKGVPDVLTLDMGGTSTDVSLVEDYTAETTRQTKVGYREFKSRAVDVNTVGAGGGSIARIQLSGSLQVGPESSGANPGPACYGQGGDEPTVTDANVVLGRIPPMVQLGGTMELDREAAHEVIEDIADERESSVEEAAQAILDIVNENMHSALRVVSVERGYDPREFGLVAFGGAGPMHANALADVMGAYPLVVPPGPGVMSAFGFLTSDVQNEFSETYLETDRDVDGDDVHAELLALREEATDWLDSEGVDETDHVFEYYADCRYFRQDIQMSIPIDLDNLRSETGLAEIKADFEARHDRRFGFSLDAPLEIANLRVIGKGTVEGVTIEEHDLTEEVPSAAKVDTDEVYFDGEYHETGIYDRAELLPGNELDGPAIVVADDATIVVQPDHVATVDRYANVEINRGDGQ; this comes from the coding sequence ATGGCATCCAACCTCGGAGTGGACGTCGGCGGCACCTTCACCGACGTCATCGTGTTCGACAAGGACACGCACGAGCTCACGATCGACAAGGTGTTGTCGACGCCGGCGAACCCGTCGGAGGGCGTACTCGCCGGCGTGGAGGAGGCGACCGGGAAGGCCGGTGCGTCGGTGGCCGATCTGGAACTGCTCTTTCACGGAACGACGGTCGTGACGAACATGCTGCTCGAGGAGACCGGCTCGCGCGTCGGCCTCATCACCTCGGACGGCCACGAGGACATCCTCCACCTCGCACGGGCGTGGACGCCAGGTCCGCTGTACGGCTGGATGGACATGGAAAAGCCCGATCCGCTCGCCGACCTCGTGGACACGCGCGGGGTTTCGGGTACGATCAGTTCGCCCGAGGGAGAGGTGACCGAGCCGCTCGACGAGGCCGCGGTCCGCGAGACGGTGCGCGACCTCGCCGACTCGGGAATCGAATCGCTGACCGTCGCGCTGCTCAACTCGTATCTCAACCCGGCACACGAGGAACGCGTTCGGGAGATCGTGGCGGAGGAAGCCCCGGAGCTGCCGGTGTCGATCTCGGCGGAGATCGTTCCCGAGTACGGCGAGTACGAGCGGACGCTCACGACGGTCATCAACGACTACGCCCGCCCGCACGTCATCGACTACCTCGACGAGCTCGACGCCGCGCTCGAAAGTGCTGGCTCGACGGCGACGATGAACGTCGTCCGCTCGGACGGCGGACTGATGAGCTCCGGGGCGGCGAAGAACCATCCCGTCGAGCTCGCGCTCTCGGGCCCGAGCGGTGGCGTGGTCGGCGCGGCGACCATCGCGGAGAAGAAGGGCGTTCCCGACGTTCTGACGCTCGACATGGGCGGCACCTCGACGGACGTCTCGCTCGTCGAGGACTACACGGCCGAGACGACCCGCCAGACCAAGGTCGGCTATCGCGAGTTCAAGTCCCGGGCCGTCGACGTGAACACCGTCGGGGCCGGCGGCGGCTCGATCGCGCGCATCCAGCTCAGCGGCTCGCTCCAGGTCGGCCCGGAGAGTTCCGGTGCGAACCCCGGCCCGGCCTGCTACGGCCAGGGCGGCGATGAGCCGACGGTGACCGACGCCAACGTCGTTCTCGGGCGCATCCCGCCGATGGTCCAGCTCGGCGGCACGATGGAGCTCGACCGCGAGGCCGCCCACGAGGTCATTGAGGACATCGCCGACGAACGCGAGAGTTCGGTCGAGGAGGCCGCACAGGCCATCCTCGACATCGTGAACGAGAACATGCACAGCGCGCTCCGGGTCGTCTCGGTCGAACGTGGCTACGACCCGCGCGAGTTCGGTCTCGTCGCCTTCGGCGGTGCCGGCCCGATGCACGCCAACGCGCTCGCCGACGTGATGGGTGCCTATCCACTGGTCGTCCCGCCGGGACCGGGCGTGATGAGCGCCTTCGGCTTCCTCACGAGCGACGTCCAGAACGAGTTCTCCGAGACCTACCTCGAAACCGACCGCGACGTCGACGGCGACGACGTCCACGCCGAACTGCTGGCGCTCCGCGAGGAGGCGACCGACTGGCTCGACTCGGAGGGCGTCGACGAGACCGACCACGTCTTCGAGTACTACGCCGACTGCCGGTACTTCCGCCAGGACATCCAGATGTCGATCCCCATCGATCTCGACAACCTCCGGAGCGAGACGGGCCTCGCCGAGATCAAGGCCGACTTCGAGGCACGCCACGACAGGCGGTTCGGCTTCTCGCTCGACGCCCCCCTCGAAATCGCCAACCTCCGCGTCATCGGGAAGGGTACCGTCGAGGGCGTCACCATCGAAGAACACGACCTGACCGAGGAGGTCCCGAGCGCGGCGAAGGTCGACACCGACGAGGTCTACTTCGACGGCGAGTACCACGAGACCGGGATCTACGACCGGGCGGAGCTGCTGCCGGGCAACGAACTCGACGGTCCGGCGATCGTGGTCGCGGACGACGCGACCATCGTGGTGCAGCCCGATCACGTCGCGACCGTCGACCGCTACGCCAACGTCGAGATCAACCGAGGTGATGGTCAATGA